GTTTTGGCTAATCCCATATATCGAGTTCGACGTAACCCGAAACAGTGAATGCCTTGTGATAAGGTTCCTTCAATCTCTTCGGGTCTGATTCCCCGCAGCTTGCTGCGTTTTGAGAACACAGCGTCCGAAGGGTGCTGTTGAGCGGAGTCGAGCCGCGAAGCGTGCGAGTGGAGCGAAGTGATACACCGTCCGCTTGCGGCGGTGACGTTCATTTCCTGCTCGCTGGTTATATCGCAGTTGCCATTGGGAAGTCTCTTGCTCTTGACGCATAGTTTGTAGCAATTGATGTTCCGCTTTTGGTCGTACTGTTAGGCTACGGGGTTCTGTTTTGCAACGAGTACACTGCGTCCGATGCTCGCACAAGCGACAATGCGTACGGGAGAACTTGACGTAGATAATAGCATTGCTCCAAGCATCCTTTGTGGGTGTCCAGCTCTTGCTCCGTTTTCCTTGAGGGCAAATCGCTCTCTTCGTATTCCAATTAATCCTAAACTGGCTCAGGTCATAGGCTTCCGTTTCTTTTGCTTGCCAACTCCCGTTCGGACGCATTGGTCCGATCAATTCAATGTTATGTTGCTTCCGGCTTATAATCAACAATCCACTGTCTATATAACCAGCATCAACTAAATGAACTTCAGGCAACAGTTGTTTTGCTTGCAAGCTATGATGTATCGGTTCTGTTTGTTCAATATCTGTAATGTTCGCAGGTGTTGTAACGACATTTGTGATTAAATGTACTGCATCTGCATCACAAGTTTCAGTGAGATGTACTTTATATCCGGTCCATGTGCTCGACCGCTTGTTCCCGTAGCGAGCTTCAGGGTCGTAAGGAGAATCAGATCGCTTTCCCACAGGCGGAAGGTCTTTTGCGCTTCGCAAGCGTAAGCTGCCATTGTCTACCCAAAACTGATGAACCCAAGCTTGCCGCAGATACTTCAGAACTGGGATTTCTCTCAGGTAGCTAGGGGCATCGGCTGACCAGATTTGCTCTAACAACATCATCCCATCCTTTCCTATGGTCTCTGCATAACTTTGGCGCGCCTCCTGACCTTTGGGCAGACGATACTCCTCCACGGGTCGTCCATAGCGCTCAAACCATTCCTGGGGCACCCAGTTTTTCAGCCACTCTGGTTCTACCGTAGCGATCGCATTGAGGGCTGCTCTGAGGGCTTCCCCGATGCTCTCCAACCGATTCAACGTCCGAATGGCAGCAAGAACATGGGTCGAATCGGTGCGTTGCTTCCCGCGTTCCTTCAGCCAGCCCTTTTGCTTGCACACCTCTAGCAGCCGATCGAGCAGGCGTTGCTCCATCTACCCTGTAATAATACGATTGCGAAACTCGCATAGTACCGAAAAGTCAAAACCCGGATCGCCCAACTCCAAGCTCAGCAAATACTTCCAATCAATGCGACTACGAACGGCATCAGCCGCTTGGCGGTCAGTCAAATCCTCCAGAAATTGCATCACACAAATCAGAGCTAGTCGCCAGGGACTGATCGCGGATTGTCCGTGAACAGAAAACAGGGAAGCAAACTCTGCATCAGCATAAATCGTACCTAACTCATCGCGCAGCAGGATGTAACGATTACCTTTGGGAAACGCTTGGCGAGCAATACGAGCAGTGGCTTCAGGAATCGGGTCAATCGGTCGAGGATGCAACGACATGGTTGTTTCCTCCTAAAACTCATCAGGATAATTTGATCGTAGGGGAAATTTTTATGGCTTGATGCTGCGTTTACCCTTTGTCACACCCATACTACATGATCAACGGTAGAATCAGCCTTTCAGCCTCCTCAAAGCGATTCGCCAACAGCATCCATTGCTACGAAAAGGTGTATTACTGCGAATGGGCACTCTAACGAATAGCCTTAATTATCCCTGCCGCATCAGGTAATCCACCAGATTATCGAGCCGTCCGATCATTGCGTCCGTTCGCTCAGTGTAGGAGCGGAATGCCGCGCGATCGGCTTCAGAATTCCTAGTGAGCCGTCCAATTGCATCAGCGTTGGATTCGATCGCCGCTTCAATCCGGCTCAGGCGATCGCTTTGGTTTGTCAAAACTCGCTGAACTTCATAGACGAAGCTATCAATCCGTCCAGTCATCTGGTCAATGTTTTGCTGCGTCCTGATTTGCGCTTGCGCCAATTGGGTCAGGGCTGATTGCAAAGTTTCCATTTGTGCCTCCAGGCATTCGAATCGCTGTTCTAATTCGGTAGTCATATCTTGATCGTGCCTCACTTCTCCTTTTCTGCCCTGATTTGCTCAAGACGTTCTTTCACCAGCACTCGAATCTTTGTGGATAGCGGCATTTCCTGCCACGCGATGTCATCGCGACAGTTCTCTACAACTTCTTTGATGTCG
This genomic interval from Leptolyngbya ohadii IS1 contains the following:
- a CDS encoding transposase, with protein sequence MEQRLLDRLLEVCKQKGWLKERGKQRTDSTHVLAAIRTLNRLESIGEALRAALNAIATVEPEWLKNWVPQEWFERYGRPVEEYRLPKGQEARQSYAETIGKDGMMLLEQIWSADAPSYLREIPVLKYLRQAWVHQFWVDNGSLRLRSAKDLPPVGKRSDSPYDPEARYGNKRSSTWTGYKVHLTETCDADAVHLITNVVTTPANITDIEQTEPIHHSLQAKQLLPEVHLVDAGYIDSGLLIISRKQHNIELIGPMRPNGSWQAKETEAYDLSQFRINWNTKRAICPQGKRSKSWTPTKDAWSNAIIYVKFSRTHCRLCEHRTQCTRCKTEPRSLTVRPKAEHQLLQTMRQEQETSQWQLRYNQRAGNERHRRKRTVYHFAPLARFAARLRSTAPFGRCVLKTQQAAGNQTRRD
- a CDS encoding transposase, which gives rise to MSLHPRPIDPIPEATARIARQAFPKGNRYILLRDELGTIYADAEFASLFSVHGQSAISPWRLALICVMQFLEDLTDRQAADAVRSRIDWKYLLSLELGDPGFDFSVLCEFRNRIITG